A DNA window from Vigna angularis cultivar LongXiaoDou No.4 chromosome 1, ASM1680809v1, whole genome shotgun sequence contains the following coding sequences:
- the LOC108341300 gene encoding 1-aminocyclopropane-1-carboxylate synthase CMA101, producing the protein MRLLSTIATCNSHGQDSSYFLGWQEYEKNPYDELHNPKGIIQMGLAENQLSFDLLESWLAKNPDVAGFKRDGKSIFRELALFQDYHGLPSFKKALVDFMSEIRGNKVTFDPNHIVLTAGATSANETLMFCLAEQGDAFLLPTPYYPGFDRDLKWRTGAEIVPIQCTSSNNFQITEPALKQAYEEARKRNLRVKGVLVTNPSNPLGTTMSRSELNLLVDFIKEKSDTHLISDEIYSGTVFSSPGFVSVMEILKERNDTDEIWNRVHVVYSLSKDLGLPGFRVGAIYSENDTVVAAATKMSSFGLVSSQTQYLLSAMLGDKKFTRNYIVENQKRLKRRQRMMVSGLQKAGISCLESNAGLFCWVDMRHLLHSNTFEAEMELWKKIVYQVGLNISPGSSCHCTEPGWFRVCFANMSEETLALAMKRLKNFVVESTCTQRSALFNGTSKRKSLTKWVFRLSSRDHREQEER; encoded by the exons ATGAGGCTCTTGTCCACAATAGCAACGTGCAATAGTCACGGCCAAGACTCTTCATACTTTTTAGGATGGCAGGAATACGAGAAAAACCCTTACGATGAACTCCATAACCCCAAAGGAATTATCCAGATGGGTTTAGCGGAGAATCAG CTCTCTTTCGACCTCCTAGAGTCGTGGCTGGCTAAGAACCCTGACGTCGCCGGCTTCAAACGAGATGGCAAATCCATATTTAGAGAACTGGCTCTTTTCCAGGACTACCACGGTCTCCCTTCCTTCAAAAAGGCATTGGTAGATTTCATGTCTGAAATCAGAGGAAACAAAGTCACTTTCGACCCCAACCACATCGTTCTCACTGCCGGTGCCACTTCCGCAAACGAAACCTTAATGTTCTGTCTCGCCGAACAAGGAGACGCATTCCTCCTTCCGACTCCTTATTACCCAGG ATTTGACAGAGACCTCAAGTGGAGAACCGGTGCTGAGATTGTTCCAATACAATGCACAAGTTCTAACAACTTCCAAATTACGGAGCCAGCTCTGAAACAGGCTTACGAGGAGGCCCGCAAGCGCAACCTGAGAGTGAAAGGCGTTCTGGTGACAAACCCGTCAAACCCGCTAGGCACCACCATGTCTCGGAGTGAATTGAACCTTCTCGTCGACTTCATCAAAGAGAAAAGCGACACGCATTTGATAAGCGACGAGATATACTCCGGGACGGTTTTTAGCTCTCCAGGCTTCGTCAGTGTCATGGAAATCCTCAAGGAGCGAAACGATACTGACGAAATCTGGAACAGAGTTCACGTTGTCTACAGTCTATCCAAAGACTTGGGTTTGCCGGGTTTCCGCGTCGGCGCTATCTACTCGGAAAACGACACCGTGGTTGCCGCCGCAACGAAGATGTCGAGCTTTGGGTTGGTCTCTTCGCAGACGCAGTACCTCCTCTCTGCCATGCTGGGTGACAAGAAGTTCACCCGAAACTACATCGTCGAGAATCAGAAGAGGCTTAAGCGACGACAGAGAATGATGGTTTCGGGGTTACAAAAAGCTGGTATTTCTTGCCTGGAGAGCAATGCCGGGTTGTTTTGCTGGGTGGACATGAGACACCTTTTGCATTCGAACACGTTCGAAGCTGAGATGGAGCTGTGGAAGAAAATAGTGTACCAAGTTGGGTTAAACATTTCCCCTGGGTCGTCGTGCCATTGCACCGAACCAGGGTGGTTCCGTGTGTGTTTCGCTAACATGTCCGAGGAGACTCTCGCCTTGGCCATGAAACGCTTGAAGAACTTCGTCGTTGAGTCCACCTGCACTCAGAGGAGTGCTCTGTTCAACGGAACCTCGAAAAGAAAGTCTCTCACAAAGTGGGTTTTCCGGTTATCGTCTCGCGACCATCGTGAACAGGAAGAACGGTAG